One segment of Megachile rotundata isolate GNS110a chromosome 4, iyMegRotu1, whole genome shotgun sequence DNA contains the following:
- the Caf1-55 gene encoding chromatin assembly factor 1 p55 subunit isoform X1, whose translation MAFVKICLSLDNSFVFYAYYQKVYRSNCFFFCEETFDDAVEERVINEEYKIWKKNTPFLYDLVMTHALEWPSLTAQWLPDVTRPEGKDYSVHRLILGTHTSDEQNHLLIASVQLPNEDAQFDASHYDNEKGEFGGFGSVSGKIEIEIKINHEGEVNRARYMPQNPCVIATKTPSSDVLVFDYTKHPSKPDPNGECQPDLRLRGHQKEGYGLSWNPNLNGYLLSASDDHTICLWDINAPPKENRVIDAKTIFTGHTAVVEDVAWHLLHESLFGSVADDQKLMIWDTRCNNTSKPSHTVDAHTAEVNCLSFNPYSEFILATGSADKTVALWDLRNLKLKLHSFESHKDEIFQVQWSPHNETILASSGTDRRLHVWDLSKIGEEQSSEDAEDGPPELLFIHGGHTAKISDFSWNPNEPWVICSVSEDNIMQVWQMAENIYNDEEPDTPASELEAGAS comes from the exons ATGGCTTTCGTCAAAATCTGTTTATCACTCGATAATAGTTTTGTGTTTTATGCTTATTATCAAAAAGTATATCGATCAAACTGTTTTTTTTTCTGTGAAG AAACCTTTGACGATGCAGTAGAAGAAAGAGTTATCAACGAAGAATACAAAATATGGAAGAAGAATACACCTTTTTTATATGATCTTGTAATGACGCATGCTCTGGAGTGGCCATCTTTAACAGCTCAATGGTTGCCCGATGTAACTAGACCAGAAGGGAAAGATTATTCCGTGCATCGACTTATTTTAGGTACGCATACCTCTGACGAGCAAAATCATTTGCTTATCGCTAGTGTTCAGTTGCCAAACGAGGATGCTCAATTTGACGCGTCTCACTATGACAATGAAAAgggagaatttggaggatttggctCGGTTAGCGGAAAgatagaaattgaaataaaaataaatcatgaGGGCGAAGTGAACAGAGCAAGGTACATGCCTCAGAATCCTTGCGTAATCGCTACTAAAACACCCTCTAGCGATGTTCTAGTATTCGATTATACAAAACACCCTAGCAAACCTGATCCAAACGGCGAATGTCAGCCTGATTTGAG GTTAAGGGGACATCAGAAAGAAGGTTACGGCTTATCGTGGAATCCAAATCTTAATGGATATTTACTCAGCGCGTCCGACGACCATACAATTTGTCTGTGGGACATTAATGCGCCGCCGAAGGAAAATCGTGTCATAGACGCAAAAACGATCTTTACAGGACATACCGCTGTTGTCGAGGACGTAGCTTGGCATCTATTACACGAATCTCTATTTGGATCCGTTGCGGATGATCAGAAATTAATGATTTGGGACACGAG ATGCAACAACACCAGCAAACCCAGTCATACAGTCGATGCTCACACCGCCGAAGTGAATTGTTTGAGTTTTAATCCATATTCGGAGTTCATTCTTGCGACTGGCAGTGCTGACAAAACGGTAGCGctctgggatttgaggaatttgaaattaaagttACATTCATTCGAATCCCATAAAGACGAGATATTTCAAGTTCAGTGGTCGCCTCATAATGAAACAATATTGGCTAGTAGCGGTACGGATAGGCGTTTACACGTATGGGATCTTAGTAAAATTGGCGAGGAGCAGTCTAGCGAGGATGCCGAAGATGGGCCACCCGAGTTGCTG TTCATACATGGCGGTCATACCGCGAAGATCAGTGATTTTTCGTGGAATCCAAATGAACCGTGGGTTATATGTTCGGTATCGGAAGACAATATAATGCAGGTGTGGCAAATGGCGGAAAATATTTACAACGACGAAGAACCAGACACTCCGGCTAGCGAATTAGAAGCTGGTGCGTCATAG
- the LOC100878273 gene encoding uncharacterized protein LOC100878273 isoform X1 — MSTTRYLLFPNMEDINAKRDARRKRILENSEKRLLKITGRNNAIVSEDQSHSVHSDVPNQSFISTDIETKNLHFGINGKISVEGTNNTCTQLKQTSHVLANRINYVLLAVIVNVLLLLQLDHLFGKTIAIPYFPIMLGRLYNYKNIQGTQDNSLLYPALILCNIKPELTYQLKKFVAIFHIILQDLALYIFSFTLIHYGLLYCLRNTEILIRLNT, encoded by the exons ATGTCAACAACACGTTATTTACTATTCCCG AATATGGAAGATATTAATGCTAAGAGAGATGCTAGAAGAAAacgaattttagaaaattcggAAAAACGTTTGTTGAAAATCACTGGTAGAAACAACGCTATTGTGTCAGAAGATCAAT CTCATTCTGTGCATTCGGATGTACCTAATCAATCATTCATCTCTACGGATATTGAAaccaaaaatttacattttggaaTAAATGGCAAAATATCAG TTGAAGGTACCAATAATACTTGTACTCAATTGAAACAAACATCGCACGTATTAGCAAATCGTATTAATTATGTGTTGTTGGCTGTCATCGTTAATGTGCTGCTGTTATTACAATTGGATCATTTGTTCGGAAAG ACGATCGCGATACCTTACTTTCCAATTATGTTAGGACGTCTATAcaactataaaaatatacaaggaACACAAGACAATAGTCTATTATACCCTGCATTAATTTTGTGTAACATTAAACCTGAGTTAACTTACCAACTTAAAAAGTTTGTAGCAATATTCCATATAATACTACAAGATTTAGCTTTGTATATTTTCAGTTTCACCCTCATACATTATGGACTTTTATATTGTTTGCGTAACACAGAGATTTTAATTCGCTTAAACACATGA
- the Caf1-55 gene encoding chromatin assembly factor 1 p55 subunit isoform X3 → MPAETFDDAVEERVINEEYKIWKKNTPFLYDLVMTHALEWPSLTAQWLPDVTRPEGKDYSVHRLILGTHTSDEQNHLLIASVQLPNEDAQFDASHYDNEKGEFGGFGSVSGKIEIEIKINHEGEVNRARYMPQNPCVIATKTPSSDVLVFDYTKHPSKPDPNGECQPDLRLRGHQKEGYGLSWNPNLNGYLLSASDDHTICLWDINAPPKENRVIDAKTIFTGHTAVVEDVAWHLLHESLFGSVADDQKLMIWDTRCNNTSKPSHTVDAHTAEVNCLSFNPYSEFILATGSADKTVALWDLRNLKLKLHSFESHKDEIFQVQWSPHNETILASSGTDRRLHVWDLSKIGEEQSSEDAEDGPPELLFIHGGHTAKISDFSWNPNEPWVICSVSEDNIMQVWQMAENIYNDEEPDTPASELEAGAS, encoded by the exons ATGCCGGCAG AAACCTTTGACGATGCAGTAGAAGAAAGAGTTATCAACGAAGAATACAAAATATGGAAGAAGAATACACCTTTTTTATATGATCTTGTAATGACGCATGCTCTGGAGTGGCCATCTTTAACAGCTCAATGGTTGCCCGATGTAACTAGACCAGAAGGGAAAGATTATTCCGTGCATCGACTTATTTTAGGTACGCATACCTCTGACGAGCAAAATCATTTGCTTATCGCTAGTGTTCAGTTGCCAAACGAGGATGCTCAATTTGACGCGTCTCACTATGACAATGAAAAgggagaatttggaggatttggctCGGTTAGCGGAAAgatagaaattgaaataaaaataaatcatgaGGGCGAAGTGAACAGAGCAAGGTACATGCCTCAGAATCCTTGCGTAATCGCTACTAAAACACCCTCTAGCGATGTTCTAGTATTCGATTATACAAAACACCCTAGCAAACCTGATCCAAACGGCGAATGTCAGCCTGATTTGAG GTTAAGGGGACATCAGAAAGAAGGTTACGGCTTATCGTGGAATCCAAATCTTAATGGATATTTACTCAGCGCGTCCGACGACCATACAATTTGTCTGTGGGACATTAATGCGCCGCCGAAGGAAAATCGTGTCATAGACGCAAAAACGATCTTTACAGGACATACCGCTGTTGTCGAGGACGTAGCTTGGCATCTATTACACGAATCTCTATTTGGATCCGTTGCGGATGATCAGAAATTAATGATTTGGGACACGAG ATGCAACAACACCAGCAAACCCAGTCATACAGTCGATGCTCACACCGCCGAAGTGAATTGTTTGAGTTTTAATCCATATTCGGAGTTCATTCTTGCGACTGGCAGTGCTGACAAAACGGTAGCGctctgggatttgaggaatttgaaattaaagttACATTCATTCGAATCCCATAAAGACGAGATATTTCAAGTTCAGTGGTCGCCTCATAATGAAACAATATTGGCTAGTAGCGGTACGGATAGGCGTTTACACGTATGGGATCTTAGTAAAATTGGCGAGGAGCAGTCTAGCGAGGATGCCGAAGATGGGCCACCCGAGTTGCTG TTCATACATGGCGGTCATACCGCGAAGATCAGTGATTTTTCGTGGAATCCAAATGAACCGTGGGTTATATGTTCGGTATCGGAAGACAATATAATGCAGGTGTGGCAAATGGCGGAAAATATTTACAACGACGAAGAACCAGACACTCCGGCTAGCGAATTAGAAGCTGGTGCGTCATAG
- the Caf1-55 gene encoding chromatin assembly factor 1 p55 subunit isoform X2 gives MGDKDGETFDDAVEERVINEEYKIWKKNTPFLYDLVMTHALEWPSLTAQWLPDVTRPEGKDYSVHRLILGTHTSDEQNHLLIASVQLPNEDAQFDASHYDNEKGEFGGFGSVSGKIEIEIKINHEGEVNRARYMPQNPCVIATKTPSSDVLVFDYTKHPSKPDPNGECQPDLRLRGHQKEGYGLSWNPNLNGYLLSASDDHTICLWDINAPPKENRVIDAKTIFTGHTAVVEDVAWHLLHESLFGSVADDQKLMIWDTRCNNTSKPSHTVDAHTAEVNCLSFNPYSEFILATGSADKTVALWDLRNLKLKLHSFESHKDEIFQVQWSPHNETILASSGTDRRLHVWDLSKIGEEQSSEDAEDGPPELLFIHGGHTAKISDFSWNPNEPWVICSVSEDNIMQVWQMAENIYNDEEPDTPASELEAGAS, from the exons atGGGGGATAAAGACGGTG AAACCTTTGACGATGCAGTAGAAGAAAGAGTTATCAACGAAGAATACAAAATATGGAAGAAGAATACACCTTTTTTATATGATCTTGTAATGACGCATGCTCTGGAGTGGCCATCTTTAACAGCTCAATGGTTGCCCGATGTAACTAGACCAGAAGGGAAAGATTATTCCGTGCATCGACTTATTTTAGGTACGCATACCTCTGACGAGCAAAATCATTTGCTTATCGCTAGTGTTCAGTTGCCAAACGAGGATGCTCAATTTGACGCGTCTCACTATGACAATGAAAAgggagaatttggaggatttggctCGGTTAGCGGAAAgatagaaattgaaataaaaataaatcatgaGGGCGAAGTGAACAGAGCAAGGTACATGCCTCAGAATCCTTGCGTAATCGCTACTAAAACACCCTCTAGCGATGTTCTAGTATTCGATTATACAAAACACCCTAGCAAACCTGATCCAAACGGCGAATGTCAGCCTGATTTGAG GTTAAGGGGACATCAGAAAGAAGGTTACGGCTTATCGTGGAATCCAAATCTTAATGGATATTTACTCAGCGCGTCCGACGACCATACAATTTGTCTGTGGGACATTAATGCGCCGCCGAAGGAAAATCGTGTCATAGACGCAAAAACGATCTTTACAGGACATACCGCTGTTGTCGAGGACGTAGCTTGGCATCTATTACACGAATCTCTATTTGGATCCGTTGCGGATGATCAGAAATTAATGATTTGGGACACGAG ATGCAACAACACCAGCAAACCCAGTCATACAGTCGATGCTCACACCGCCGAAGTGAATTGTTTGAGTTTTAATCCATATTCGGAGTTCATTCTTGCGACTGGCAGTGCTGACAAAACGGTAGCGctctgggatttgaggaatttgaaattaaagttACATTCATTCGAATCCCATAAAGACGAGATATTTCAAGTTCAGTGGTCGCCTCATAATGAAACAATATTGGCTAGTAGCGGTACGGATAGGCGTTTACACGTATGGGATCTTAGTAAAATTGGCGAGGAGCAGTCTAGCGAGGATGCCGAAGATGGGCCACCCGAGTTGCTG TTCATACATGGCGGTCATACCGCGAAGATCAGTGATTTTTCGTGGAATCCAAATGAACCGTGGGTTATATGTTCGGTATCGGAAGACAATATAATGCAGGTGTGGCAAATGGCGGAAAATATTTACAACGACGAAGAACCAGACACTCCGGCTAGCGAATTAGAAGCTGGTGCGTCATAG
- the Caf1-55 gene encoding chromatin assembly factor 1 p55 subunit isoform X4: MTHALEWPSLTAQWLPDVTRPEGKDYSVHRLILGTHTSDEQNHLLIASVQLPNEDAQFDASHYDNEKGEFGGFGSVSGKIEIEIKINHEGEVNRARYMPQNPCVIATKTPSSDVLVFDYTKHPSKPDPNGECQPDLRLRGHQKEGYGLSWNPNLNGYLLSASDDHTICLWDINAPPKENRVIDAKTIFTGHTAVVEDVAWHLLHESLFGSVADDQKLMIWDTRCNNTSKPSHTVDAHTAEVNCLSFNPYSEFILATGSADKTVALWDLRNLKLKLHSFESHKDEIFQVQWSPHNETILASSGTDRRLHVWDLSKIGEEQSSEDAEDGPPELLFIHGGHTAKISDFSWNPNEPWVICSVSEDNIMQVWQMAENIYNDEEPDTPASELEAGAS; encoded by the exons ATGACGCATGCTCTGGAGTGGCCATCTTTAACAGCTCAATGGTTGCCCGATGTAACTAGACCAGAAGGGAAAGATTATTCCGTGCATCGACTTATTTTAGGTACGCATACCTCTGACGAGCAAAATCATTTGCTTATCGCTAGTGTTCAGTTGCCAAACGAGGATGCTCAATTTGACGCGTCTCACTATGACAATGAAAAgggagaatttggaggatttggctCGGTTAGCGGAAAgatagaaattgaaataaaaataaatcatgaGGGCGAAGTGAACAGAGCAAGGTACATGCCTCAGAATCCTTGCGTAATCGCTACTAAAACACCCTCTAGCGATGTTCTAGTATTCGATTATACAAAACACCCTAGCAAACCTGATCCAAACGGCGAATGTCAGCCTGATTTGAG GTTAAGGGGACATCAGAAAGAAGGTTACGGCTTATCGTGGAATCCAAATCTTAATGGATATTTACTCAGCGCGTCCGACGACCATACAATTTGTCTGTGGGACATTAATGCGCCGCCGAAGGAAAATCGTGTCATAGACGCAAAAACGATCTTTACAGGACATACCGCTGTTGTCGAGGACGTAGCTTGGCATCTATTACACGAATCTCTATTTGGATCCGTTGCGGATGATCAGAAATTAATGATTTGGGACACGAG ATGCAACAACACCAGCAAACCCAGTCATACAGTCGATGCTCACACCGCCGAAGTGAATTGTTTGAGTTTTAATCCATATTCGGAGTTCATTCTTGCGACTGGCAGTGCTGACAAAACGGTAGCGctctgggatttgaggaatttgaaattaaagttACATTCATTCGAATCCCATAAAGACGAGATATTTCAAGTTCAGTGGTCGCCTCATAATGAAACAATATTGGCTAGTAGCGGTACGGATAGGCGTTTACACGTATGGGATCTTAGTAAAATTGGCGAGGAGCAGTCTAGCGAGGATGCCGAAGATGGGCCACCCGAGTTGCTG TTCATACATGGCGGTCATACCGCGAAGATCAGTGATTTTTCGTGGAATCCAAATGAACCGTGGGTTATATGTTCGGTATCGGAAGACAATATAATGCAGGTGTGGCAAATGGCGGAAAATATTTACAACGACGAAGAACCAGACACTCCGGCTAGCGAATTAGAAGCTGGTGCGTCATAG
- the LOC100878273 gene encoding uncharacterized protein LOC100878273 isoform X2, producing MEDINAKRDARRKRILENSEKRLLKITGRNNAIVSEDQSHSVHSDVPNQSFISTDIETKNLHFGINGKISVEGTNNTCTQLKQTSHVLANRINYVLLAVIVNVLLLLQLDHLFGKTIAIPYFPIMLGRLYNYKNIQGTQDNSLLYPALILCNIKPELTYQLKKFVAIFHIILQDLALYIFSFTLIHYGLLYCLRNTEILIRLNT from the exons ATGGAAGATATTAATGCTAAGAGAGATGCTAGAAGAAAacgaattttagaaaattcggAAAAACGTTTGTTGAAAATCACTGGTAGAAACAACGCTATTGTGTCAGAAGATCAAT CTCATTCTGTGCATTCGGATGTACCTAATCAATCATTCATCTCTACGGATATTGAAaccaaaaatttacattttggaaTAAATGGCAAAATATCAG TTGAAGGTACCAATAATACTTGTACTCAATTGAAACAAACATCGCACGTATTAGCAAATCGTATTAATTATGTGTTGTTGGCTGTCATCGTTAATGTGCTGCTGTTATTACAATTGGATCATTTGTTCGGAAAG ACGATCGCGATACCTTACTTTCCAATTATGTTAGGACGTCTATAcaactataaaaatatacaaggaACACAAGACAATAGTCTATTATACCCTGCATTAATTTTGTGTAACATTAAACCTGAGTTAACTTACCAACTTAAAAAGTTTGTAGCAATATTCCATATAATACTACAAGATTTAGCTTTGTATATTTTCAGTTTCACCCTCATACATTATGGACTTTTATATTGTTTGCGTAACACAGAGATTTTAATTCGCTTAAACACATGA
- the TFAM gene encoding mitochondrial transcription factor A: MAGFGRLILCIDFSKFLCSRSNLLNLHQNVSKNTLNFIHDTAFPIKPKKPQTAFILYLNQVRQKFINETPGIKPSEIVKKASLKWAELDPAEKEDFRRQYSRNYENYIKELKRFEDSLTDEQKQLLKEREKSLKHDNKSANDKQKKEAFGRPKKPLNAFLTYISSKRNEKDPNIPYKDWLQSMSTNWKKMSNIEKEPYVIRCTDLMMQYKKDLAEWEEKMINLGHFDIVRQHTSMKSENIGEEK; encoded by the exons ATGGctggatttggaagattgatacTTTGTATCGATTTCAGCAAGTTCTTATGTTCTAG AAGTAACTTGTTAAACTTACATCAGAATGTATCAAAAAATACACTGAATTTTATACATGACACTGCTTTTCCAATAAAACCAAAGAAACCACAAACtgcatttattttgtatttaaatcaaGTTAGACAAAAGTTTATTAATGAAACTCCTGGTATAAAACCATCAGAAATAGTAAAGAAAGCATCTCTGAAATGGGCAGAATTAGATCCTGCAGAAAAGGAAGATTTTCGAAGACAATATAgcagaaattatgaaaattatattaaagaattaaaaagatttgaagattcttTAACCGATGAACAGAAACAATTATTGAAAGAACGAGAGAAATCTCTGAAACACGATAATAAATCAGCAAATGATAAGCAG aAGAAAGAAGCATTTGGAAGACCAAAAAAACCATTAAATGCATTTCTAACATACATATCGTCGAAAAGGAACGAGAAAGATCCAAACATACCTTATAAG GATTGGCTGCAGTCAATGTCAACAAATTGGAAGAAAATGTCGAATATAGAGAAAGAGCCATATGTTATTCGCTGTACAGATTTGATGATGCAATATAAGAAAGATTTAGCAGAGTGGgaagaaaaaatgataaatttaggTCATTTTGATATTGTGAGACAGCATACTTCAATGAAATCTGAAAACATTGGAGAAGAGAAATAA